One stretch of Lucilia cuprina isolate Lc7/37 chromosome 6, ASM2204524v1, whole genome shotgun sequence DNA includes these proteins:
- the LOC124420648 gene encoding annexin B11-like, with amino-acid sequence FTGSYSLKEADGTTRVVEYSADKHKGFNAVVHTLGHASGGHDAGHYYGHGNHYGHGYGHGYGHGYGQASSYIFVKKQEGKKY; translated from the coding sequence tttacaGGCAGCTATAGTCTTAAGGAAGCTGATGGTACCACCCGTGTTGTAGAATATTCTGCCGATAAACACAAAGGTTTCAATGCTGTTGTCCATACATTGGGTCATGCTTCTGGTGGTCATGATGCTGGTCACTATTATGGTCATGGTAATCATTATGGTCATGGTTACGGTCATGGATACGGACATGGTTATGGTCAAGCCTCAAgctatatttttgttaagaaacaagaaggaaagaaatattaa
- the LOC111684406 gene encoding glycine-rich cell wall structural protein 1.8-like: MRFLSITGIILVGACGLVAGFYSHHGVAGHGGYGGHSKEVGYSVVTDHGHGGGHGAGGHHGGYGWGHGSGYYGGHGGGHSQAIVHYGGHGDGHYGGHYGGLYGGHGDDSHSYYAYPKYDFSYGVKDTKTGDIKSHSESRDGGHVKGKLLACIFFLNFTNL, encoded by the coding sequence atgcGTTTTCTAAGTATTACTGGTATTATTCTGGTGGGCGCTTGTGGCTTAGTTGCCGGCTTTTATAGTCATCATGGTGTTGCTGGTCATGGTGGTTACGGTGGTCATAGCAAAGAAGTTGGCTACTCGGTAGTTACAGATCATGGTCATGGTGGTGGCCACGGTGCTGGTGGACATCATGGTGGTTATGGCTGGGGTCATGGTTCGGGTTATTATGGCGGACATGGTGGTGGTCATTCTCAGGCTATTGTACACTATGGTGGTCATGGTGATGGTCACTATGGTGGTCATTACGGTGGACTCTATGGTGGTCATGGTGATGACAGCCACAGTTACTACGCTTATCCCAAATATGACTTCAGTTATGGCGTTAAGGATACAAAAACTGGAGACATTAAAAGTCATTCAGAATCACGAGATGGTGGTCATGTCAAGGGTAAGTTATTGGcatgcattttttttttaaattttacaaatctttaa